The Chitinophaga sp. H8 genome contains a region encoding:
- a CDS encoding glycoside hydrolase family 99-like domain-containing protein: MLEQAHKDKDARAGHFSRKEFIRTSGILAGYLLTQPVLSALGAPGKAGFSREWPLKIEGDELIIPVGNYPSEHHTFRVSKAGRLKIKPATIHQAVDETLFLSADKPSGYWVGTPLKASRYDQLGVYCSLIEDSIVMYDAPGKKGRLLQKGDDYLVAAPFSLVGLGTNTNLTPSTPVYASYSYYLQRIDSVVLNKEGEASLIEGNPSLVCPEIPALPTGTVRFCNIYRPILADSLKAEHLFPLLASDSHVKTQSTNGHLSKTIEKLKNGKPVTIVAWGDSITAGSDVQKGEAWPALFIATLKKAYPAAKINYVNRSIGGTRTMQWLHDGDYPGLPKLPSDVCSFKLVTKEKPDLVVMEFTNDTVEDPKIYPEHYNMIKAELDKLGAELIIITPGRFAIKSYDENLAEMKQPEQRPYVKFVTDFAARNNYAIADAATRWAHFSKEGLPYIAILINAYNHPNAYGHGIFVEELMKCFGKKYVYEKAYVPVPKPISTGKYMIGAFMCPLWNKDEMQPDMWNPVRKYPEREPILGHYYEGNPEVTDWEIKYALEHGISFFNVCWYRKKGNAGKPVEELFGHWTRSLLKSRYADMFKYCILYVDEGSVMDGIASEDDFLNNLVPYWINNNFKRANYLKIDGKPVFTIYRPEKFIQDLGGVEKARIAIDKMRQACVDAGFPGLVIMGEYHHALDKAQPMYKALGLDAAVSYHWPSFTEKMPATAPADTSIIRMQADCWPELQKVTGLPAIPTVSVGWDSAPWGGMFYKGNWRLTPAYYKELLQKAKKYIDSQPASLLSNWLMLDNWNEYAEGHHIFPTKKDGFAYLDMVRAVFSKTYPFPKNIVPDQIGLGPYENSK; encoded by the coding sequence ATGTTAGAACAAGCACATAAAGACAAGGACGCCAGAGCGGGTCATTTTTCAAGAAAAGAATTTATAAGGACCAGTGGGATTTTAGCAGGATACCTGCTCACGCAGCCAGTATTGTCGGCTTTGGGAGCTCCCGGGAAGGCTGGATTTAGCAGGGAATGGCCGTTAAAAATAGAAGGAGATGAGCTAATTATACCAGTGGGTAATTATCCATCGGAACATCATACGTTCAGGGTGTCGAAAGCCGGACGATTGAAGATAAAACCTGCCACCATTCACCAGGCGGTGGACGAAACATTATTTCTTTCGGCAGATAAACCTTCCGGTTATTGGGTAGGTACTCCGTTGAAAGCTTCCCGTTATGATCAGTTAGGCGTTTACTGCTCCCTGATAGAAGATTCAATTGTTATGTACGACGCACCTGGCAAGAAGGGGCGCCTTCTCCAAAAGGGAGATGATTACCTGGTTGCTGCACCATTCTCATTGGTAGGATTGGGTACCAACACAAACCTTACCCCATCAACCCCGGTATACGCTTCTTATTCTTACTATTTGCAACGCATCGATAGTGTAGTGCTTAATAAAGAAGGTGAGGCTTCATTGATAGAAGGCAATCCTTCACTTGTATGTCCAGAAATACCCGCACTTCCCACGGGTACAGTAAGGTTCTGTAATATCTATAGACCCATTCTGGCCGACAGCCTAAAAGCAGAACATCTTTTTCCACTGTTAGCGTCCGATAGCCATGTAAAGACACAATCAACAAATGGTCACTTATCAAAAACAATAGAGAAGTTAAAGAATGGAAAACCAGTAACTATTGTTGCCTGGGGAGATTCTATTACAGCCGGATCGGATGTGCAAAAAGGAGAAGCCTGGCCAGCGTTATTTATAGCAACCTTGAAGAAAGCATATCCGGCTGCAAAGATCAATTATGTAAATCGAAGCATAGGAGGGACCCGAACGATGCAGTGGTTGCACGACGGTGATTATCCTGGCTTGCCAAAACTGCCATCAGACGTTTGCTCCTTCAAACTGGTGACCAAAGAAAAACCTGACCTGGTAGTGATGGAATTTACCAATGATACAGTGGAAGATCCTAAGATCTATCCGGAACATTATAATATGATAAAGGCTGAGTTGGATAAGCTGGGTGCTGAGCTAATTATCATTACTCCCGGCCGTTTTGCTATAAAAAGCTACGATGAAAATCTCGCTGAAATGAAGCAACCGGAACAAAGGCCTTATGTGAAGTTTGTAACAGACTTTGCAGCCAGGAACAACTATGCCATTGCTGACGCGGCCACCAGATGGGCGCATTTCTCTAAAGAAGGGCTGCCCTATATTGCCATTCTGATTAATGCTTATAATCATCCTAACGCATATGGACATGGTATTTTTGTAGAAGAGCTGATGAAGTGTTTCGGCAAAAAGTATGTATATGAAAAGGCATATGTGCCAGTACCTAAGCCAATTTCTACCGGGAAATACATGATAGGTGCTTTTATGTGTCCTTTATGGAATAAAGACGAAATGCAACCGGATATGTGGAACCCTGTTAGAAAATATCCTGAGCGGGAACCGATATTAGGCCATTATTATGAAGGCAATCCCGAAGTAACTGATTGGGAGATTAAATATGCGCTGGAGCATGGGATTTCTTTTTTTAATGTTTGCTGGTACCGTAAAAAAGGCAACGCCGGCAAGCCGGTAGAAGAATTGTTTGGCCACTGGACAAGAAGTTTGCTGAAGAGCAGATATGCGGATATGTTTAAATACTGTATTCTGTATGTGGATGAGGGAAGTGTGATGGATGGCATTGCATCGGAAGATGACTTTTTGAATAACCTTGTTCCTTATTGGATCAATAATAACTTTAAGAGGGCCAATTATTTGAAAATAGATGGGAAGCCGGTATTTACCATTTACCGGCCAGAAAAATTTATCCAGGATCTTGGAGGTGTAGAAAAAGCAAGGATCGCAATTGATAAAATGCGCCAGGCATGTGTTGATGCCGGTTTTCCCGGCTTGGTAATTATGGGCGAATACCATCACGCATTAGATAAAGCACAACCCATGTATAAAGCGCTGGGGTTGGATGCGGCAGTATCCTATCACTGGCCCAGCTTTACGGAAAAAATGCCAGCCACCGCTCCAGCTGATACCAGCATTATTCGCATGCAGGCAGACTGCTGGCCGGAATTGCAGAAGGTAACAGGGCTTCCTGCTATCCCAACAGTGTCTGTTGGTTGGGACTCAGCACCCTGGGGAGGTATGTTTTATAAAGGTAACTGGAGGTTGACTCCAGCATATTATAAAGAGTTATTACAGAAAGCTAAAAAGTATATAGATAGCCAGCCAGCATCCTTACTGAGTAATTGGCTAATGCTCGACAATTGGAATGAATATGCAGAGGGGCATCATATCTTTCCCACCAAGAAAGATGGTTTTGCCTACCTGGATATGGTAAGAGCAGTATTTTCTAAAACGTATCCTTTTCCCAAAAACATTGTTCCGGACCAGATAGGCCTCGGACCCTATGAGAATAGTAAATGA
- a CDS encoding discoidin domain-containing protein has protein sequence MALHKSIDASSSASLGTLAGQANDGDTATSWVASGGGFPQWIVVDLGRISTITQITNRFVDNTTWRYKIEGSNTNANLDFNLIVDRTGAGVAGKDITENVSAVYRYVRISITGSATGNWASSRELQVIGTPLSQPTGIVPAINPVTTGNYLVGAQMCNLWGAKAQWDPVRNPYIYNGRKPLMGWYDESYDVSTDWQIKMAREHGIGFFFTCWFRGYNNAGKSVMSQYDQFINAIANTASYRDSIKWAIQWVNDTDVSGTVVCEGAPDFINNIAPFWIANYFSKSNYLKIDNKPVVSIYDIGKFISECGGAVNATYAISQLRSLCVSAGYSGVILMTSSVVSTTAANAGVSVGVDYLYSYHVPTFTELYTVTNPTVSQVTGWQRNAWSNYTHYSGLPYITSASVGWDSAPWGGASLWQLSPSDYQTMLSHAKARTDSQAVGSVQKKMVLLDNWNEYAEGHMIAPTVFRGYGYLDAVRAVFSAAGPHTDTVPDASVIPQLEPVQAKNLAFHRPVITSTFATSGYEGAAAVDGSAEYTYWVANSASLPQWLQVDLGSAYGITQVKTIFFADDLWKYKIEGSADSTTWTVLSDHTVSGVAAKIADDYLTGVYRFIKITITGVGNNWAAIREFEVFGNEAGPASAKVSNTVIDPKVRHGKEDVEITVYPNPAVNNIHFSIKNVKEENLTVEMFNINGIAVHVELLKAGNIAGAHQLRLNKSLPAGTYLLAFTARGIKKVVPIVIVSRE, from the coding sequence ATGGCGCTGCATAAGTCCATCGATGCATCCAGCAGCGCCAGTTTAGGAACGCTTGCTGGTCAGGCCAATGACGGAGATACTGCCACTTCCTGGGTAGCTTCGGGAGGTGGCTTCCCGCAGTGGATAGTGGTAGATCTTGGACGAATTTCAACTATTACCCAGATCACAAACAGGTTCGTGGACAATACCACCTGGCGGTATAAAATTGAGGGGTCGAACACCAATGCTAATCTTGATTTTAATCTGATCGTAGATAGAACCGGAGCTGGTGTTGCCGGAAAGGATATAACCGAAAATGTAAGTGCGGTATACCGGTATGTCAGGATTTCTATCACCGGATCAGCTACGGGCAACTGGGCTTCCAGCAGGGAGTTGCAGGTAATTGGCACGCCATTGTCTCAACCAACAGGTATCGTGCCTGCTATCAATCCTGTTACTACAGGCAATTACCTGGTAGGTGCACAAATGTGTAACCTCTGGGGAGCGAAGGCGCAATGGGACCCGGTACGTAATCCCTATATCTATAATGGACGTAAACCATTGATGGGATGGTATGATGAGTCTTATGATGTGTCGACCGACTGGCAGATAAAGATGGCCAGGGAGCATGGTATCGGCTTTTTCTTTACCTGTTGGTTCAGGGGGTATAATAACGCCGGTAAATCTGTTATGTCACAATATGATCAGTTTATTAATGCTATTGCCAATACAGCGTCTTACAGGGATAGCATTAAATGGGCCATACAGTGGGTAAATGATACTGATGTATCGGGTACCGTTGTTTGTGAAGGTGCGCCTGATTTTATTAATAATATAGCTCCATTTTGGATAGCTAATTATTTCAGTAAGTCCAACTATCTAAAGATTGATAATAAGCCGGTGGTTTCTATTTATGATATTGGTAAGTTTATATCTGAATGTGGAGGAGCTGTTAATGCTACTTATGCTATAAGCCAGCTCAGGTCGTTATGTGTAAGTGCGGGTTACAGTGGGGTTATTCTTATGACATCTTCCGTAGTATCCACCACCGCAGCTAATGCCGGAGTATCTGTAGGGGTAGATTACTTGTACTCTTACCACGTACCTACATTCACAGAGCTGTATACAGTAACTAACCCCACGGTAAGTCAGGTAACAGGGTGGCAAAGAAATGCATGGAGTAATTATACTCATTACAGCGGGTTGCCTTATATCACTTCAGCTTCTGTTGGATGGGATTCTGCTCCGTGGGGAGGCGCTTCTTTATGGCAATTATCTCCTTCAGATTATCAAACCATGCTTTCGCATGCAAAAGCACGGACTGATTCGCAGGCTGTTGGTTCAGTTCAAAAGAAGATGGTGCTTTTGGATAACTGGAATGAATATGCTGAAGGGCATATGATTGCGCCAACGGTTTTTCGGGGATATGGATACCTTGATGCAGTAAGAGCTGTTTTTTCGGCTGCCGGACCGCATACGGATACTGTTCCCGATGCGTCAGTAATACCACAATTGGAACCGGTGCAGGCAAAAAATCTTGCGTTCCACAGACCAGTGATTACCTCTACTTTCGCTACCAGTGGGTATGAAGGAGCGGCAGCTGTAGATGGTAGTGCCGAGTATACTTATTGGGTAGCGAATAGTGCCAGCTTACCGCAATGGTTGCAGGTTGATCTCGGGTCAGCCTATGGTATTACGCAGGTGAAAACTATTTTTTTTGCTGATGATTTATGGAAATATAAGATAGAAGGTTCAGCAGATAGCACTACCTGGACGGTTTTGTCTGACCATACGGTTAGCGGTGTAGCAGCAAAGATCGCAGATGATTATCTTACAGGGGTATACCGGTTTATAAAAATAACTATTACCGGAGTTGGTAATAATTGGGCTGCCATCAGGGAATTTGAAGTGTTTGGCAATGAGGCCGGCCCTGCGAGTGCAAAAGTTTCCAATACTGTTATCGATCCGAAGGTAAGACATGGTAAAGAGGATGTGGAGATAACAGTATATCCCAATCCTGCTGTCAATAACATTCACTTCAGTATTAAAAATGTAAAGGAAGAAAATCTGACAGTCGAAATGTTTAACATCAACGGAATTGCTGTACATGTAGAATTGCTAAAGGCTGGCAATATAGCTGGCGCTCATCAGTTGCGTCTTAATAAGTCCTTGCCTGCGGGTACCTATTTACTCGCATTTACAGCCAGGGGCATTAAAAAAGTGGTCCCTATAGTAATTGTTTCAAGGGAATAA
- a CDS encoding NAD-dependent epimerase/dehydratase family protein, which produces MQTILGANGQIGEELARTLKSSFTSNIRIVSRKAKKVNDTDSIFSADLSNKENAIKAVEGSEIAYFTLGLPMNSDLWEKQFPLITSNVIEACKVNGTKLVFFDNTYMYPQDDRILTERTPFAPIGRKGRIRQIMANMLLKAINTGKLEAVICRAPEFYGPGKTQSITNSLIFNNIKARKKLKVPLRDDKLRSLIWTPDASSATALIGNTPDAFYQTWHLPVDNNRLTYKQFITLASTVYDTALKYSVIPKFIFKMGAMFNNRVKELQELLPRYEHDNIFDDSKFKHRFPDFQVTTYLEGMKQIANEKQHNT; this is translated from the coding sequence ATGCAAACAATACTAGGAGCAAATGGGCAAATTGGCGAAGAATTAGCCAGGACGCTTAAAAGCAGTTTTACTTCAAACATCAGAATTGTAAGCAGGAAAGCAAAAAAAGTAAATGATACAGACAGTATTTTTTCAGCAGATCTGTCTAATAAGGAAAATGCAATAAAAGCAGTTGAGGGCAGTGAAATAGCTTACTTTACACTGGGCCTGCCAATGAATTCAGATTTGTGGGAAAAACAATTTCCGCTGATTACCAGCAATGTAATCGAAGCCTGTAAAGTGAATGGGACAAAATTGGTTTTTTTTGATAATACCTACATGTATCCCCAGGATGACAGAATACTTACAGAACGGACGCCCTTTGCTCCTATTGGAAGAAAAGGAAGGATAAGACAAATAATGGCAAACATGTTACTAAAGGCAATAAATACCGGCAAACTGGAAGCCGTTATTTGCCGGGCTCCGGAATTTTATGGTCCTGGCAAAACACAGAGTATCACAAATTCTTTAATTTTCAATAATATTAAAGCGCGCAAAAAGCTAAAAGTCCCATTACGGGATGATAAATTAAGAAGCCTGATCTGGACACCTGATGCAAGCAGCGCCACCGCTTTGATTGGAAATACACCGGATGCATTTTACCAAACCTGGCATCTGCCGGTTGACAATAATAGATTAACCTATAAACAATTCATTACGCTGGCTTCTACAGTTTATGATACAGCACTGAAATATTCAGTTATTCCAAAGTTTATATTTAAGATGGGTGCCATGTTCAATAACCGGGTAAAAGAATTACAGGAACTGCTTCCCAGATATGAGCATGACAATATATTTGACGATTCAAAATTTAAACATCGATTCCCTGATTTCCAGGTTACTACCTACCTGGAAGGGATGAAGCAAATAGCCAATGAAAAGCAGCACAACACATGA
- a CDS encoding YdeI/OmpD-associated family protein, whose product METLDGRQAVYAPTRTEWRKWLAKNCQSETGVWLIQYHKKSKVPCVSLIEATEEALCFGWIDSKARKRNEESFYLTFTPRKAKSKWSKPNIERAERMITTGLMTAHGQEKIDLAKRTGMWVTEATAKV is encoded by the coding sequence ATGGAAACACTTGATGGAAGACAGGCGGTATACGCTCCCACCAGAACTGAATGGCGGAAATGGCTGGCTAAAAACTGCCAGTCGGAAACAGGTGTATGGCTGATACAATATCATAAGAAAAGTAAAGTTCCCTGCGTTTCCCTTATCGAAGCCACTGAAGAAGCGCTGTGTTTCGGGTGGATAGACAGTAAAGCCAGAAAACGTAATGAGGAAAGTTTTTATCTGACATTTACCCCCCGTAAAGCAAAAAGCAAATGGAGCAAGCCTAATATAGAACGGGCTGAACGGATGATTACAACAGGGCTGATGACGGCGCATGGTCAGGAAAAGATCGATCTGGCAAAACGTACCGGAATGTGGGTAACGGAAGCAACTGCAAAAGTTTGA
- a CDS encoding VOC family protein, translating to MAQSSVLRGIATLTFYAADHAAAKQWYTEFFGEAPYFDMPGYFEFRLGDYQHELGVIDSKYAPPARSAGTGGAITYWHVDDIKATFDQLIAMGATEFEPITARGQEGSGFATAALTDPFGNIIGIMTNPHYLQILQQKASL from the coding sequence ATGGCACAATCATCAGTATTACGCGGTATTGCTACACTTACATTTTACGCAGCAGATCATGCAGCAGCAAAGCAATGGTATACCGAATTTTTCGGCGAAGCCCCCTATTTTGACATGCCTGGCTATTTCGAGTTCCGCCTCGGTGATTACCAGCATGAACTGGGGGTGATAGATAGCAAATACGCCCCTCCGGCAAGATCAGCCGGCACTGGCGGCGCCATTACTTATTGGCATGTGGATGATATTAAAGCTACTTTCGACCAACTGATAGCCATGGGCGCTACAGAATTTGAGCCCATTACCGCACGCGGCCAGGAAGGGAGCGGTTTTGCTACAGCAGCACTGACGGATCCCTTTGGTAATATCATCGGCATCATGACCAACCCACATTATCTGCAAATATTACAACAAAAAGCCAGCTTATAA
- a CDS encoding class I SAM-dependent methyltransferase — MNPQEKILHCYNLVAEDYAVERWDELSQKHIDRLLLKEFAASNKEKGLCADFGCGPGQTTKFLYDNGLKDIIGIDLSPAMVNVARKLSPQIKFETGDLLNIAYPSAYLGSALAFYSIVHFTIDQVSTCFGEINRVLKIGGDFLFSFHVGDEIVHFDKARDKVVDIDLYFFKTDDIVKLLYETGFKVIDAIERRPNENMEYPTRRAYIWAEK; from the coding sequence ATGAACCCACAAGAGAAAATATTGCATTGCTATAACCTGGTAGCGGAAGACTATGCGGTGGAGCGTTGGGACGAACTCTCCCAAAAGCATATTGACCGGTTGTTACTGAAGGAATTTGCAGCTAGCAACAAGGAAAAGGGGTTGTGTGCCGACTTTGGCTGTGGGCCCGGTCAAACCACTAAATTTCTGTATGACAATGGTCTGAAAGATATTATCGGTATCGATCTGTCACCAGCAATGGTGAATGTTGCCAGGAAGCTTTCTCCTCAAATTAAATTTGAAACCGGAGACCTGCTGAATATTGCTTATCCATCAGCATATCTGGGAAGTGCGCTTGCATTTTATTCGATCGTACATTTTACTATTGATCAGGTCAGCACCTGTTTTGGAGAAATAAACAGGGTATTGAAAATAGGCGGAGATTTTTTATTTTCCTTTCATGTGGGAGATGAAATCGTTCATTTTGACAAAGCCCGTGACAAAGTAGTAGACATCGATTTATATTTCTTTAAGACGGATGATATAGTAAAATTACTTTACGAAACGGGTTTTAAGGTGATAGATGCAATAGAGCGGCGTCCGAATGAAAATATGGAATACCCCACCAGACGGGCCTATATATGGGCTGAAAAATAA
- a CDS encoding (R)-mandelonitrile lyase codes for MEITRIGSRPSAKGPDDWFTGTVRIDPLFEANEARRAAAASVTFEPGARTAWHTHPLGQTLIVTAGCGWIQQEGGPVETIHPGDVVWFEPGERHWHGATATTGMTHIAIQENLDGKVVDWLEKVTDQQYQG; via the coding sequence ATGGAAATTACAAGAATAGGATCAAGGCCATCCGCTAAAGGGCCGGATGACTGGTTTACAGGTACCGTAAGAATTGATCCACTCTTCGAGGCTAATGAAGCTCGTAGGGCTGCGGCAGCCAGCGTAACCTTTGAACCGGGAGCAAGAACAGCCTGGCACACCCATCCGCTTGGGCAAACATTAATTGTAACTGCCGGATGCGGTTGGATACAACAGGAAGGCGGCCCGGTAGAAACTATCCACCCTGGAGATGTGGTCTGGTTTGAACCTGGTGAAAGACACTGGCATGGTGCCACTGCTACTACCGGCATGACACATATTGCTATTCAGGAAAACCTCGATGGAAAAGTTGTGGATTGGTTGGAAAAGGTGACCGACCAGCAGTACCAGGGCTAG
- a CDS encoding flavin monoamine oxidase family protein produces MKQPDVIIVGAGAAGLMAAYVLVKAGKTVTVLEARHRLGGRIYTVNSKSLCQHIELGAEFIHGNLPVTLTLLKEADISYTQTSFEMLRHFDGKFEQGDEPVEGMDALLKKMDELHQDLPLYDFLKQHFPGEKYAPMRSQVEKYVNGYDAASIHDISTLAIRNEWENEDDDAQHRIVGGYGAMIQYLAGECLKSSSKILLDKVVSNIIWEKGAVKVSTSDNTIYKAAKVIIALPLGVLQAAGNTTGVVGFYPSLQEQTAAIQNIGFGAIIKILLEFKEPFWTGHDFFRPSNSSPTTKLLLTNEAIPTFWTQSDPNVPLLTGWLGGPPALEMQLQPPATIMQTTLASLGDIFGISSQTLQDKLITWHVANWTSEPYTRGSYAYDMVESKQARKILRKAVDQTIYFAGEYLYDGPAMGTVEAALSSGRHAAGMVLAE; encoded by the coding sequence ATGAAACAACCAGATGTCATCATCGTTGGAGCAGGTGCTGCAGGTTTAATGGCGGCCTATGTACTGGTAAAAGCTGGTAAAACAGTTACAGTGTTAGAGGCCAGGCACCGCTTGGGCGGACGGATTTATACGGTGAATAGTAAATCGCTGTGCCAGCATATAGAACTCGGCGCGGAATTCATTCATGGCAATTTACCGGTTACACTTACCCTGTTAAAGGAAGCCGACATCAGTTATACTCAGACTTCCTTCGAAATGTTACGGCATTTTGACGGTAAGTTTGAACAAGGTGATGAACCTGTTGAAGGGATGGATGCTCTCTTGAAGAAGATGGATGAATTACATCAGGACCTCCCGCTGTATGACTTTCTGAAACAGCATTTCCCGGGAGAAAAATATGCCCCAATGCGTTCCCAGGTAGAAAAGTATGTAAACGGATATGATGCTGCCAGTATACATGACATCAGCACTTTGGCGATCCGCAATGAATGGGAAAATGAAGATGATGATGCACAGCACCGTATTGTTGGTGGTTATGGGGCCATGATCCAATACCTCGCCGGGGAATGCCTCAAAAGCAGTAGTAAAATTCTGCTGGATAAAGTTGTGAGCAACATAATCTGGGAAAAGGGTGCCGTAAAGGTCAGTACCAGCGACAACACCATTTACAAAGCGGCCAAGGTGATTATTGCACTGCCATTAGGAGTACTGCAGGCTGCCGGCAATACAACGGGGGTTGTAGGGTTCTATCCCTCCTTGCAGGAGCAAACAGCAGCTATACAAAACATTGGATTTGGGGCAATCATAAAAATACTGCTTGAGTTTAAGGAACCCTTCTGGACAGGCCATGATTTTTTCAGACCATCCAACAGCTCCCCCACTACTAAACTACTATTGACAAACGAGGCTATTCCCACATTCTGGACACAGTCTGATCCTAATGTTCCGCTACTTACCGGCTGGCTTGGCGGGCCTCCGGCATTGGAAATGCAGCTGCAACCACCTGCAACTATTATGCAAACCACCCTTGCTTCACTGGGAGATATATTTGGCATCTCCTCCCAGACACTACAGGATAAACTTATTACCTGGCATGTTGCCAACTGGACCTCCGAACCATATACCCGTGGCTCTTATGCTTATGATATGGTAGAAAGTAAACAGGCCCGGAAGATTTTGCGGAAGGCTGTTGATCAGACAATATACTTTGCGGGTGAATACCTGTATGATGGGCCTGCTATGGGTACTGTTGAAGCAGCACTCTCCAGTGGCCGTCATGCTGCCGGAATGGTACTGGCAGAATAA
- a CDS encoding RNA polymerase sigma factor, which produces MSIDGNRTYDEKELLLKIAEGDERSFGTLVKHHWPQVYGTALRLTKSPEQAKDLAQEMFLKLWNNRSKLPEVDNLGAYIYVAARHIVMDFMQKKVLHLDNMPHLADYFSENSVNHPQTSLELKELEQTVSAAVQALPERTRRVFVLHRFEGKSHKEIADLLNISEVSSKTYIVRALKDIRRYLSEHAGDNPVLLIFLLSKFFQ; this is translated from the coding sequence TTGAGCATTGACGGAAACCGGACATATGACGAAAAGGAACTGCTGCTAAAAATTGCGGAAGGGGATGAGAGGAGCTTTGGCACATTAGTAAAGCATCATTGGCCGCAGGTATATGGTACTGCCCTTCGTTTAACTAAATCGCCGGAGCAGGCTAAAGACCTGGCGCAGGAAATGTTCCTGAAATTATGGAATAACCGGAGCAAGCTCCCGGAAGTGGATAATCTCGGTGCCTATATATATGTTGCCGCTCGCCATATTGTGATGGATTTTATGCAGAAAAAAGTGCTGCATCTGGATAATATGCCGCATCTGGCCGACTATTTTTCCGAAAACTCTGTTAACCACCCGCAAACCAGCCTGGAACTGAAAGAGCTGGAACAAACAGTGTCTGCAGCTGTGCAGGCTTTACCCGAAAGGACAAGGCGTGTTTTTGTATTGCACCGCTTTGAAGGGAAAAGCCATAAAGAAATAGCAGATTTACTTAATATCTCTGAAGTTAGCTCCAAAACCTATATAGTAAGGGCGCTAAAAGACATTCGCCGTTATCTTTCCGAACATGCCGGTGATAACCCGGTATTGCTCATTTTCCTGCTCAGCAAATTTTTTCAATAA
- a CDS encoding FecR family protein — protein MTDHQVRELWEKYLKGTATATELEELRQAFGQSPHSAIFDELLQTAFTDPRNIEQGDYEINEVVNELLLRIEEQQAGQPRINKLPFRRWTWAAAAAVLLLAGIGGARLWNNNANQTTHIPIAKTDIPPGSEGAILTLSDGKEVVLDSLGNGTIARQNGSDVKLEDGALQYHPAGEAEKTMVYNKMSTPRGRQFQMTLPDGSKVWLNAASSIRFPVAFTGNERKVEVTGEVYFEVAKDAVKPFIVAGGGFVIQVLGTDFNINAYTEDGLVQATLLTGSIKATTNSTTMQLKPGEQWVYTVPGASPRIIHDADINQVMAWKNKRFSFNGNIRQIMNEVGRWYNIAVKYEGNIPDRELEGGFTREKELRKVLEILQAVGGVKFDLVGETLIVSASK, from the coding sequence ATGACTGATCACCAGGTTAGGGAGTTATGGGAAAAGTACCTGAAGGGTACTGCTACTGCTACAGAATTGGAGGAGTTGCGACAGGCTTTTGGCCAGTCGCCCCACTCTGCCATATTCGATGAGCTATTGCAAACAGCTTTCACAGACCCCCGGAATATTGAACAGGGAGATTATGAGATCAATGAAGTAGTTAATGAGCTGCTGTTACGGATTGAGGAACAACAGGCCGGCCAGCCCCGGATCAACAAGCTTCCCTTCAGGCGCTGGACCTGGGCCGCAGCCGCAGCAGTATTGTTACTGGCAGGGATAGGCGGTGCACGCTTATGGAATAATAATGCAAATCAAACAACCCATATCCCCATTGCAAAAACAGACATTCCACCAGGCAGCGAAGGAGCCATTCTAACGCTGTCTGATGGAAAGGAAGTCGTGCTCGACAGCCTGGGCAATGGTACTATTGCCCGGCAGAATGGGAGCGATGTAAAGCTGGAAGACGGTGCGTTGCAATACCATCCGGCGGGCGAAGCGGAAAAAACGATGGTTTATAACAAAATGTCCACCCCCCGCGGGCGGCAATTCCAGATGACCCTGCCGGATGGCAGTAAGGTGTGGCTCAATGCAGCGTCCTCTATCCGGTTTCCGGTAGCCTTTACCGGTAATGAAAGGAAGGTGGAAGTAACGGGGGAAGTGTACTTTGAAGTAGCGAAGGATGCCGTCAAGCCATTTATTGTAGCGGGCGGCGGTTTTGTAATACAGGTTTTAGGAACCGATTTTAATATCAATGCTTATACAGAGGACGGCCTGGTACAGGCCACCTTACTTACAGGCTCCATTAAAGCTACTACCAATAGCACGACTATGCAGCTTAAACCCGGCGAACAATGGGTATACACCGTGCCGGGAGCATCTCCCAGGATCATACATGATGCAGACATTAACCAGGTAATGGCATGGAAAAACAAAAGATTTTCTTTTAATGGAAATATCCGGCAGATCATGAATGAAGTAGGAAGATGGTACAATATAGCTGTGAAATATGAAGGTAATATCCCTGATAGGGAACTGGAAGGTGGCTTCACCCGGGAAAAAGAACTCCGGAAAGTCCTGGAAATATTACAGGCTGTTGGCGGCGTAAAATTCGACTTAGTGGGGGAAACCCTTATTGTAAGCGCATCAAAATAA